In the genome of Pseudonocardia cypriaca, the window GATCGAATAGCCGGATGGACAGGCTGCGGGTCGCGTCTCTCCTCCCCGGCCTGACCGGCCGTGGGGTGCTGCTGGCCGCACCGGTTGACGCCGACCACGTGCGCAGGACCCTCTCCACGAGCGGGTTCGCCGTGGCCGAGGTCGCCGGTCCGGCTGCCGGGATGCGCGAGGCGCAGGCGGCGATCGCGCGGGCGCTGCGACTGCCCGATACGGCGGGGCGCAACCTGGACGCGTTGGTCGACTCGCTGCGCGACCTGGCCACGTGGTGGCCCGACGACGAGCGGGTCGCCCTGCTCTGGCCCGGCGCCGAGCAGCTGGTGGAGGGTGATCTCCCCGGCTTCCTCACGCTGACCGAGATCCTGCGTGC includes:
- a CDS encoding barstar family protein, whose amino-acid sequence is MDRLRVASLLPGLTGRGVLLAAPVDADHVRRTLSTSGFAVAEVAGPAAGMREAQAAIARALRLPDTAGRNLDALVDSLRDLATWWPDDERVALLWPGAEQLVEGDLPGFLTLTEILRAATDDLWRGGGTGDRQFETVAFVRRHGVRALGEA